The Coffea arabica cultivar ET-39 chromosome 8e, Coffea Arabica ET-39 HiFi, whole genome shotgun sequence genome window below encodes:
- the LOC140012650 gene encoding uncharacterized protein: MIHRIKKSNGVWVDADADIESEAISYFSNLFSSPSESASDMLHLIPHMISGEDNGRLEAVPSMEDVHRVVRAMDGDSAAGPDGFTGKFYTLHGKLLRRIFIARVLADRVAGVLPKIISAPQTGVSWLHIIGVLRKFGFGELFIDLVWWLLYNVWFSVIINGSSYGFFKSMKELRQGDPLSSALFIIGAEVLSRDLNDLMVQLSFLGFKVPYGCPSVTHLAFADDVLIFTNGSSSSLNDIKQVLEMYQRCLGQLINAQKSGYLVHPSLSLARKRVIERVMRKGPVMKIKVPVCGRQDTCCHRCQFNCCPQL, translated from the exons ATGATACATCGAATAAAGAAGTCCAATGGTGTTTGGGTGGATGCGGATGCTGATATAGAAAGTGAGGCAATCTCATATTTTTCTAACCTGTTCTCTAGTCCCTCGGAGTCTGCTTCTGATATGTTGCACCTTATCCCGCACATGATTTCGGGGGAGGACAATGGAAGGTTAGAGGCAGTTCCTTCTATGGAGGATGTTCACCGAGTGGTGCGGGCAATGGATGGGGATAGTGCTGCTGGCCCCGATGGGTTCACGGGCAAATTTTACACCTTGCATGGGAAGTTATTGCGCAGGATATTTATAGCGCG AGTCTTGGCTGATAGAGTGGCTGGTGTTTTGCCAAAAATTATTTCCGCCCCGCAGACAGG GGTGTCTTGGTTGCATATTATTGGTGTCTTGCGGAAGTTTGGCTTCGGGGAGCTTTTTATAGATCTGGTATGGTGGTTGTTGTATAATGTGTGGTTCTCGGTTATTATCAACGGGTCTTCATACGGTTTCTTTAAATCTATGAAAGAGTTACGTCAGGGTGACCCACTGTCATCGGCGTTATTTATTATTGGGGCTGAGGTCTTGTCGAGAGACTTAAATGACCTCATGGTTCAATTGAGTTTCTTGGGGTTTAAAGTCCCTTATGGCTGCCCATCTGTAACTCATTTGGCATTCGCAGATGATGTGCTTATATTTACAAACGGGTCCTCCTCTTCTTTGAATGATATTAAGCAGGTGTTGGAGATGTATCAACGGTGCTTGGGACAGCTGATAAATGCTCAGAAAAGTGGTTACTTGGTTCATCCGTCATTGTCACTGGCTAGAAAAAGGGTGATTGAACGTGTTATGAG GAAGGGTCCTGTCATGAAAATCAAAGTTCCTGTCTGCGGGAGGCAAGATACGTGTTGTCATCGATGCCAGTTCAATTGCTGTCCGCAGCTGTGA